AAATGAAGTAAAGACAATCATCAGGAAGGTGCATGATGGAGGTTAGACCAATATTGGAATGATCCTCCATGTCAACCTTCTTTAACACTCTTCAGAAGGCTGCAGAGCTCGAATCTTTACAGCAAATTTTTTATAAACTGAGCTTGATGAATTGGGAGAGTCAAAACCACAAAGGGCAGGAGAGTCACTGTATGCATAGCCAACATGAACTCCACATTTACGGCACAAGAGTTTTGTTTTTGAACGATAACGACCCCAAGTCAGAGGAAAACAATTTACCTCATCAACCTGTGTGAATCGACTGAGATCAACCGAAATGAAGGAGATTAAACCTTTCTTTATGGATTTGCGGTATTCAGAGTCTATGCCAGAAGTGATTCGATTAGAAGATATCAAATTCAGAGGGTATCCACAAGACCCACAGCTGCAAACCAAGAAAGCAAAATAAACATCATATAACGCAAAACCAAACCAATAGTCTCCATTGCAACAGTTTATTGAGCAAAATAATAGAAAAGTTGTATGTCATAAACGTCTTCTAACTGCTTATATGCTATAACATAATTTAGTTCTTATTAGAAGAGTATGTGACTCTAATAAGCATACTACCTGTATAACAGTTGAAAGTTCAATAAATCTAATGTCCCAAATTCAAGACACAAGCAACAAGGCCTATG
The genomic region above belongs to Humulus lupulus chromosome 1, drHumLupu1.1, whole genome shotgun sequence and contains:
- the LOC133786376 gene encoding uncharacterized protein At4g08330, chloroplastic-like, with the protein product MSQADVSYSCGSCGYPLNLISSNRITSGIDSEYRKSIKKGLISFISVDLSRFTQVDEVNCFPLTWGRYRSKTKLLCRKCGVHVGYAYSDSPALCGFDSPNSSSSVYKKFAVKIRALQPSEEC